One genomic window of Polynucleobacter sp. HIN11 includes the following:
- a CDS encoding 6-pyruvoyl trahydropterin synthase family protein yields the protein MQQLTVTRRLEFDAGHRIPNHGGQCRHLHGHRYAIELTVQGPVHESRGQADDGMVIDFGDIKRIALTHLVEPWDHAFLVAKQDTLLLNFLKSLPNHKTVVLDDVPTVENLVKFAFDCLAPIFAAETQGKLSLSSVRLYETPNCWADYPVRMA from the coding sequence ATGCAGCAACTCACGGTAACTCGCCGCCTCGAATTTGATGCGGGCCATCGCATTCCCAATCATGGTGGGCAATGCCGCCACTTGCACGGCCATCGCTATGCAATCGAGTTAACCGTTCAAGGTCCTGTTCATGAAAGTCGCGGGCAGGCAGATGACGGTATGGTGATTGACTTTGGTGATATCAAACGCATTGCATTGACCCATTTGGTGGAGCCCTGGGATCATGCATTTTTGGTTGCCAAGCAGGACACCTTACTACTGAACTTCCTCAAAAGCCTGCCCAACCATAAAACCGTCGTATTGGATGATGTGCCTACAGTTGAGAACCTGGTTAAGTTTGCTTTTGATTGTTTAGCACCAATTTTTGCAGCCGAGACCCAAGGAAAACTTTCCCTTTCTAGTGTGCGGCTCTATGAGACCCCCAATTGCTGGGCTGATTATCCTGTTCGAATGGCTTAA
- the queE gene encoding 7-carboxy-7-deazaguanine synthase → MYSVKEIFATLQGEGAQAGRAAVFCRFAGCNLWSGREEDRSSAICQFCDTDFVGTDGIGGGKFVSPEELAQAIENAWIDSMGTRLYRFVVMTGGEPLLQLDEPLIKALHAKQFEIAIETNGTIAVPKGIDWVCLSPKAGADLIVKQAHEIKLVVPQAGHQPIESVLHRFEAMDFRHRYIQAMDGPNLSDNMAFAIQLCQKYPLWRLSVQTHKMIGIR, encoded by the coding sequence ATGTATTCCGTTAAAGAAATTTTTGCAACTTTGCAAGGTGAGGGAGCTCAGGCTGGGCGGGCCGCTGTATTTTGCCGATTTGCAGGTTGCAATCTATGGTCTGGGCGTGAGGAAGATCGTTCATCTGCTATTTGCCAGTTCTGTGACACAGATTTTGTCGGAACCGACGGTATTGGGGGCGGTAAGTTCGTAAGCCCGGAGGAGCTTGCGCAGGCGATTGAAAATGCTTGGATTGACTCCATGGGAACGCGACTTTATCGCTTTGTAGTGATGACCGGTGGAGAGCCTTTATTACAGCTCGATGAACCTTTAATTAAAGCCTTGCATGCCAAGCAGTTTGAGATCGCAATTGAAACGAATGGAACGATTGCGGTTCCCAAAGGGATTGACTGGGTTTGCTTAAGCCCTAAGGCTGGGGCTGATCTCATTGTGAAGCAGGCTCATGAAATTAAGTTGGTCGTTCCGCAAGCAGGGCATCAACCAATTGAATCCGTTTTGCATCGCTTTGAGGCAATGGACTTTCGCCACCGTTATATCCAGGCGATGGATGGACCAAATCTAAGCGACAATATGGCCTTTGCGATCCAACTGTGCCAAAAGTATCCACTATGGCGCTTAAGTGTGCAAACCCACAAGATGATTGGAATTCGGTAA
- a CDS encoding LD-carboxypeptidase, translated as MKIHLIAPSGASPDMRSPEAGLRWLKEQGVVVHNAACTERVHERFAGTDHERLAEMNAIPTVDPNEVVMAVRGGYGLHRLLDAIAWKEIAISVKQGLQICGHSDFTGFHLGLLAKTGAISLAGPMLNYDFGPLNEYGEPQTPSAFTWHHFQTAIQSRRMSVAVPDLQHFAGEVDLSQNIQGMLWGGNLSILTTLLGTAYFPNAKQIQGGILFLEDVNEHPYRIERMLLQLHEAGVLASQQAILLGHFNQYRLYEVDRGYQLDSAIRYIRERLTKKIPILTGLPFGHVTDKLTLPVGAHVNLQASLKGFVLEGKW; from the coding sequence ATGAAGATTCATTTAATTGCTCCGTCTGGCGCAAGTCCTGATATGCGTAGTCCAGAAGCCGGTTTACGCTGGCTCAAAGAGCAGGGCGTTGTGGTGCATAACGCGGCCTGCACTGAGCGTGTGCATGAGCGTTTTGCAGGTACCGATCACGAGCGCTTAGCGGAGATGAATGCGATTCCTACAGTTGATCCCAACGAGGTCGTCATGGCGGTTCGGGGTGGTTATGGACTTCATCGCTTGCTTGATGCAATTGCCTGGAAAGAGATAGCAATTTCAGTAAAGCAGGGGTTGCAAATTTGTGGACATAGTGATTTCACGGGATTTCATTTGGGGTTGCTTGCTAAAACCGGGGCGATAAGTCTAGCTGGGCCGATGCTGAATTATGACTTTGGGCCGCTGAACGAGTACGGTGAGCCTCAGACCCCAAGCGCCTTCACCTGGCATCACTTTCAAACTGCGATTCAGTCGCGCCGCATGAGTGTGGCAGTGCCCGATCTTCAGCACTTTGCTGGCGAAGTTGATCTCTCCCAAAATATCCAGGGGATGCTTTGGGGCGGTAATCTCAGTATTCTCACAACCCTGTTAGGAACCGCCTATTTTCCGAATGCGAAGCAGATTCAGGGCGGGATCTTATTCCTTGAAGACGTGAATGAGCATCCCTATCGCATTGAACGAATGCTCCTGCAGCTTCATGAGGCTGGTGTACTTGCCAGCCAACAAGCCATTCTTTTGGGACACTTTAATCAATACCGCTTGTACGAAGTAGATCGTGGCTATCAATTAGATAGTGCGATTCGATACATTCGAGAGCGTTTGACCAAGAAGATCCCAATTCTTACCGGGCTACCATTTGGTCATGTAACCGATAAATTAACCCTACCTGTTGGTGCCCACGTGAATTTGCAAGCGAGCTTAAAAGGATTTGTATTGGAAGGAAAATGGTAA
- a CDS encoding glycosyltransferase family 9 protein, with the protein MAISVNAMRTIDHWVGVPLCALASPIVALFDLIVKPFRKPGPPKRLLFIELSEMGSAILVDPAMRKAQANGAEIYFLIFKSNAASLSLLNTVNPKHIFTIDSSSLWKLAVDTLGFLIKARVHRIDTVIDLELFSRFTALLTGLCGARRRVGYDIFHGEGLWRGTMLTRKVHYNPHIHIAKNFISLVYAAFAEQEELPFSKIAIGDDEIRLAQAVIDPSVKQNLQIRIENLAQQALIPFKVGQQRIILINPNASDLLPQRRWAPERFSELIMAVHQRYPEDLILITGSPAEHTYVEGVRLAANVKRALNFAGHVRFSELPALYTLAHAMVTNDSGPGHFSSVTALYTVVLFGPETPALYGSLGNSIPITANLACSPCVSAANHRKTPCQDNVCMKSISVSQVMDQLAVQITAADRARAS; encoded by the coding sequence ATGGCAATCAGCGTTAACGCAATGCGAACCATTGATCACTGGGTGGGCGTCCCGCTTTGTGCCCTTGCCAGTCCGATCGTGGCTTTATTCGATTTGATTGTAAAACCATTCAGAAAACCAGGCCCACCCAAGCGACTGCTGTTTATTGAACTCTCTGAGATGGGTAGTGCGATTTTGGTGGATCCCGCTATGCGCAAAGCGCAGGCAAACGGTGCTGAGATTTACTTCTTGATCTTTAAGAGCAATGCGGCAAGCTTGAGTTTGCTCAATACTGTGAACCCAAAGCATATTTTTACAATTGACTCATCAAGTCTTTGGAAGTTAGCAGTTGATACCTTGGGATTTTTAATCAAAGCCCGCGTCCATCGTATTGACACCGTGATCGATTTAGAGCTTTTCTCACGCTTTACTGCTCTATTAACTGGTTTATGCGGCGCAAGACGGCGGGTGGGGTACGACATTTTTCATGGTGAAGGTTTATGGCGTGGCACTATGCTCACACGCAAGGTGCACTACAACCCCCATATTCATATTGCCAAGAATTTTATTTCCTTGGTATACGCTGCCTTTGCTGAGCAGGAGGAGTTGCCATTTAGCAAAATTGCGATTGGGGATGATGAGATCCGTCTTGCCCAGGCGGTCATCGATCCCAGTGTCAAACAAAACTTGCAGATCCGGATTGAGAATTTAGCTCAGCAAGCCCTCATTCCATTCAAAGTGGGCCAGCAGCGCATCATTTTGATTAATCCAAATGCTAGTGATTTATTACCCCAACGGCGTTGGGCTCCTGAACGCTTCTCCGAATTAATCATGGCTGTTCATCAGCGCTATCCCGAAGACTTAATCCTAATCACCGGGTCACCTGCAGAGCATACCTATGTTGAGGGTGTGCGCTTGGCGGCCAACGTCAAGCGCGCTCTTAATTTTGCAGGCCATGTTCGCTTCTCTGAACTCCCCGCCCTCTATACGCTTGCCCATGCGATGGTCACCAATGATTCGGGTCCTGGGCATTTCTCATCTGTTACCGCGTTATATACCGTTGTGTTATTTGGACCAGAGACTCCTGCTCTATACGGTTCGCTCGGTAACTCCATTCCGATCACTGCCAATCTCGCATGCTCACCGTGCGTCAGTGCCGCCAACCATCGCAAGACGCCGTGTCAGGATAATGTGTGCATGAAATCCATTTCAGTGTCTCAGGTGATGGATCAGCTAGCTGTGCAAATTACTGCGGCCGATCGCGCCCGCGCGTCATAA
- a CDS encoding phosphatase PAP2 family protein, with the protein MPISLGRAWAVPLLPLILWIILVLSGHEVELFLWMNQAAQVLPNWVWAWFTFLGNGWGVFALCFPLLLIAPRQLCAALLAGGFAAILSLILKPLINLPRPAGVLAENSFTILGNPLIQHALPSGHTLTVFSVASALFFATSPARRNLLLVLFVIASLTGISRSAVGAHWPGDILVGSALGIWCGLIASRLMNHVKYQHLTPTSLIPRIIAVAGILELYILQTTVLDFPHNQLLQYLGSALVLITLLAFVMRQNKPQANV; encoded by the coding sequence ATGCCCATATCGCTGGGTCGTGCCTGGGCAGTTCCACTTTTGCCACTCATCCTTTGGATCATCTTGGTATTGAGTGGCCACGAAGTTGAACTATTTTTATGGATGAATCAAGCTGCGCAAGTCCTACCAAACTGGGTATGGGCGTGGTTTACATTCTTGGGTAATGGTTGGGGAGTATTTGCCTTATGCTTTCCCCTGCTCTTAATTGCTCCTCGGCAGCTTTGTGCTGCTCTGCTCGCTGGCGGCTTTGCTGCCATCCTTAGTCTCATCTTAAAACCCTTGATTAATTTACCTAGACCTGCAGGCGTATTAGCAGAGAACAGTTTTACGATTTTGGGCAACCCCTTAATTCAACATGCGCTGCCCTCTGGTCACACTCTCACGGTGTTCTCGGTAGCAAGCGCCTTATTTTTTGCCACCAGTCCAGCACGTCGTAATTTATTGCTGGTGTTATTTGTGATTGCCTCTCTGACCGGTATCTCACGCAGCGCCGTTGGCGCCCATTGGCCTGGGGATATTTTGGTGGGGTCCGCACTCGGTATCTGGTGTGGGCTAATTGCAAGTCGCCTCATGAATCATGTGAAGTATCAACACCTCACCCCAACCAGCCTCATTCCTCGGATCATTGCAGTAGCGGGGATCTTGGAGCTCTATATTTTGCAAACTACGGTTTTGGATTTTCCGCACAACCAACTTTTGCAATACCTCGGTAGCGCTCTTGTTCTCATCACACTGCTGGCGTTTGTGATGCGCCAAAATAAGCCGCAGGCCAATGTTTAG
- a CDS encoding lysylphosphatidylglycerol synthase transmembrane domain-containing protein, producing the protein MSASWKTVLKKSWPTIRIILSIALLWKATSGIDWKTLFESELQLEAQWLVAGALCITAAFVCGGLRWGLFMRRAGFQGSLMGYIGLYFSGGLINQGLPSTLGGDSYRAIAGTHLTRGGQLGQQHELTKELSHVEDLAKQNPKLRLGFSMTLLDRMVGLMGNNILGGIGLVLGGTTLASWGTELGYWVLALMMGGGVVLAFALSYQPLMTMIRSLLARFALDHALPGIRFAFAWPTNIGQAIFAVGVHCFNILALGFCLKAYGADVPTEALMIGLPALSLLLMLPISISGWGLREATLASVLALWGVSPSLTVLGSISYGAITLLCVLPGAYQLLKRK; encoded by the coding sequence ATGAGTGCCTCATGGAAAACCGTACTAAAGAAGAGTTGGCCCACCATTCGGATCATTCTATCGATTGCTTTGTTATGGAAAGCAACGAGCGGCATTGATTGGAAAACTCTCTTTGAATCCGAGTTGCAACTAGAAGCTCAATGGCTGGTTGCTGGTGCCCTGTGCATCACTGCCGCCTTTGTATGCGGCGGCCTGCGTTGGGGATTATTTATGCGACGAGCAGGTTTCCAGGGGAGTCTGATGGGATATATTGGACTGTATTTCTCGGGGGGCTTAATTAATCAAGGCTTACCGAGCACTTTAGGGGGCGATAGCTATCGAGCAATTGCTGGTACGCATTTAACCCGTGGCGGCCAGCTCGGTCAACAACATGAGCTTACAAAAGAGCTCTCTCATGTCGAGGACCTTGCAAAGCAGAACCCAAAATTACGATTAGGATTTTCCATGACCCTTTTGGATCGCATGGTCGGGCTTATGGGGAATAACATCTTGGGCGGCATTGGTTTGGTATTGGGTGGGACCACCCTTGCCTCCTGGGGAACCGAGTTAGGGTATTGGGTTTTGGCACTCATGATGGGTGGCGGTGTTGTATTGGCCTTTGCCTTAAGTTATCAACCGCTGATGACCATGATTCGTTCGCTCTTAGCGCGCTTTGCCCTAGACCATGCGCTCCCGGGAATTCGGTTTGCCTTTGCTTGGCCAACCAATATTGGGCAAGCTATTTTTGCTGTCGGCGTTCATTGTTTTAATATTCTGGCGCTTGGATTCTGTTTAAAAGCCTATGGGGCGGATGTTCCTACCGAAGCTCTCATGATCGGGTTACCAGCCTTGAGTTTGCTGTTAATGCTTCCAATTAGTATTTCTGGCTGGGGCTTACGAGAAGCAACTTTGGCATCGGTATTGGCCTTATGGGGTGTTAGCCCATCGTTAACTGTTTTAGGGTCAATTAGTTATGGGGCCATCACCCTGTTATGCGTTCTTCCAGGTGCTTATCAACTACTTAAACGGAAGTAG
- the guaA gene encoding glutamine-hydrolyzing GMP synthase — protein MHDTILILDFGSQVTQLIARRVRESKVYSEIWPYDSDPERIKTFVQERRCKGIILSGGPSSVTEPNSPRTPEIVFQLNVPVLGICYGMQTMATQLGGRVASAESLGKAREFGYAEVRARGHTDLLNGIEDHRTAEGHGILKVWMSHGDSVTELPPGFKLMASTPSCPIAGMANEEKHFYGLQFHPEVTHTLKGKEILNRFVHDICQCRADWVMGDYIAEAVAKIKEQVGSDEVILGLSGGVDSSVAAALIHRAIGPQLTCVFVDHGLLRLHEGKMVMDMFARNLGVKVIHVDASHEFLSQLKGVTDPEQKRKIIGKEFVEVFQRESGKIKNAKWLAQGTIYPDVIESAGQGKNSAHTIKSHHNVGGLPEDMHLKLLEPLRELFKDEVRALGVELGLPKEMVDRHPFPGPGLGVRILGEVKPEFADLLRRADAIFIEELRNTIDPSTKQSWYALTSQAFAVFLPVKSVGVMGDGRTYEYVVALRAVQTQDFMTAHWAHLPHELLGKVSNRIINEVRGINRVVFDISGKPPSTIEWE, from the coding sequence GTGCACGATACGATTCTGATTCTGGATTTTGGTTCGCAAGTTACCCAATTGATTGCCCGCCGTGTGCGGGAGTCAAAAGTCTATTCTGAGATCTGGCCGTATGACTCGGATCCGGAACGAATCAAAACATTTGTTCAAGAGCGTCGCTGCAAAGGAATCATTCTTTCGGGTGGACCAAGTTCAGTGACGGAGCCCAATAGTCCCAGGACCCCCGAAATTGTTTTCCAACTTAATGTTCCAGTTCTAGGTATTTGTTACGGCATGCAAACGATGGCCACCCAATTGGGCGGTCGGGTTGCTTCAGCCGAGTCTTTGGGAAAAGCACGTGAGTTTGGGTATGCCGAGGTGCGTGCCCGGGGCCATACGGATTTGCTAAATGGCATTGAGGACCATCGCACCGCCGAGGGACATGGAATTCTCAAAGTATGGATGAGTCATGGCGACTCAGTTACTGAGCTACCTCCAGGGTTTAAGTTAATGGCCTCGACGCCATCCTGCCCGATTGCAGGAATGGCCAATGAAGAAAAACATTTCTACGGCCTGCAATTTCATCCTGAGGTAACTCACACCTTAAAGGGCAAAGAGATCTTAAATCGTTTTGTACATGACATTTGCCAATGCCGAGCTGATTGGGTGATGGGTGACTACATTGCTGAAGCAGTAGCGAAGATCAAGGAGCAGGTCGGTAGTGATGAAGTTATTTTGGGTTTGTCGGGCGGCGTGGACTCCAGCGTGGCTGCAGCCCTGATTCATCGAGCCATTGGACCTCAACTAACGTGCGTATTTGTCGATCATGGCTTGCTGCGCCTTCATGAAGGCAAGATGGTGATGGATATGTTTGCCCGGAACTTAGGGGTCAAGGTGATTCATGTGGACGCCTCGCATGAGTTCCTGTCCCAGTTAAAGGGTGTGACCGATCCGGAGCAAAAGCGCAAAATCATCGGTAAAGAGTTTGTGGAGGTATTTCAGCGCGAGTCTGGCAAGATCAAAAATGCCAAGTGGCTTGCCCAGGGTACGATTTATCCGGATGTCATTGAGTCAGCAGGTCAGGGTAAAAATAGTGCCCACACCATTAAGAGCCATCACAATGTTGGTGGATTGCCTGAGGATATGCACCTCAAACTTCTTGAGCCATTACGAGAGTTATTTAAAGATGAAGTGCGAGCCTTGGGCGTTGAGCTAGGTTTGCCAAAAGAGATGGTCGATCGCCATCCCTTCCCAGGCCCAGGACTGGGCGTCCGAATTTTAGGGGAGGTTAAACCTGAGTTTGCCGATCTTTTGCGCAGAGCGGATGCCATCTTTATCGAAGAACTTCGTAATACGATTGATCCAAGCACCAAGCAATCTTGGTACGCATTGACGAGTCAGGCATTTGCAGTCTTTTTACCTGTGAAATCGGTTGGCGTGATGGGCGATGGACGTACCTATGAATACGTCGTTGCACTGCGCGCAGTCCAAACCCAAGACTTCATGACTGCGCATTGGGCGCATCTGCCACATGAACTGCTAGGTAAGGTATCAAATCGCATCATTAATGAAGTGCGCGGTATTAATCGTGTGGTCTTTGACATCAGTGGGAAGCCACCCTCCACAATCGAGTGGGAATAG
- a CDS encoding 23S rRNA (adenine(2030)-N(6))-methyltransferase RlmJ has product MFSYRHAFHAGNHADVLKHLVLIHSIQYLQEKDGALMLIDTHAGAGIYSLRDGYAAISQESQGGIDRLWVNPEFDEPDFKPYREAIVHFNPKGALDLYPGSPFIMAHLLRSQDRLRLFELHPSDIGILETNIASLDKRSQIDIRQHDGFTFLKSLLPPPSRRGLILMDPSYELKSDYRGVESSLHEALDRFATGSYLIWYPVLQRPESKQLIKRLRALSEQFQRPWLRAELRIAHSVGEKRLQSSGVWVINPVWTLAPFLERTLPILQRVLGEEAGATFDLETSSPA; this is encoded by the coding sequence ATGTTTAGTTACCGCCACGCATTTCATGCGGGTAATCATGCCGATGTTTTAAAACACTTGGTACTGATACATAGTATTCAATACCTACAAGAAAAAGATGGGGCGCTAATGTTGATTGATACCCATGCGGGCGCCGGTATCTATTCACTGCGAGATGGCTATGCGGCAATTAGCCAAGAATCTCAAGGCGGAATCGATCGCCTATGGGTAAACCCTGAGTTTGATGAACCCGACTTTAAGCCTTATCGAGAAGCGATTGTCCATTTCAATCCCAAAGGGGCGTTGGATTTGTATCCCGGCTCTCCGTTTATCATGGCGCATCTTCTGCGCTCTCAAGATCGCCTTAGATTATTTGAGCTTCACCCAAGTGATATTGGTATTTTGGAAACCAATATTGCAAGCCTTGATAAGCGCTCCCAGATTGACATACGCCAACACGATGGTTTTACATTCCTAAAGTCTTTACTACCACCACCAAGTCGTCGGGGTTTGATCCTAATGGATCCATCGTATGAGCTCAAATCTGATTACCGGGGGGTCGAATCCAGCTTACATGAGGCCTTAGACCGATTTGCAACCGGTTCTTATCTGATTTGGTATCCCGTCTTACAACGTCCAGAGTCCAAGCAACTCATCAAACGCTTACGTGCTTTATCTGAGCAATTCCAACGACCATGGCTAAGAGCCGAGCTTCGTATTGCTCATTCGGTTGGTGAGAAGCGGCTCCAGTCCAGCGGGGTATGGGTGATTAATCCGGTTTGGACCTTGGCGCCCTTTTTAGAGAGAACCTTGCCGATCTTACAAAGGGTCTTGGGTGAGGAAGCGGGCGCGACGTTTGACTTAGAGACTAGTAGTCCAGCATAA
- a CDS encoding SOUL family heme-binding protein: MVKRALQAIISSLIFLVSTPLMALEEPKYTVIESTAPFELRQYAPMIIAEVTVDGDMSDAGSKGFRLIAGYIFGKNQTKANLSNDSKSNEKIAMTVPVTMEPASEKIAMTAPVTMENQASPNQWRMFFVMPSQYTLATLPTPLSPEVKLREIPAQRKAVITFTGFNSEEKTQEKTAELRAWMKSKNITPLGEPQLARYNPPWSIPFLRRNEVMLDY, from the coding sequence ATGGTAAAACGTGCACTACAAGCAATTATCTCCAGCCTGATTTTTTTGGTATCCACACCACTCATGGCGCTTGAAGAACCGAAATACACTGTGATTGAAAGCACTGCTCCATTTGAGTTGCGCCAATATGCGCCCATGATCATCGCTGAGGTCACTGTGGATGGGGATATGAGCGATGCGGGAAGCAAGGGATTTCGCTTAATCGCTGGATATATTTTTGGTAAGAATCAAACCAAAGCAAATCTATCGAACGACTCAAAATCAAATGAAAAGATTGCGATGACCGTTCCAGTGACCATGGAGCCAGCAAGCGAGAAGATTGCGATGACCGCACCAGTCACCATGGAGAATCAAGCAAGCCCTAATCAATGGCGTATGTTCTTTGTCATGCCTAGTCAGTACACCTTAGCTACTTTGCCAACACCGCTGAGCCCAGAGGTCAAGTTAAGGGAGATACCAGCACAGCGGAAGGCCGTTATTACTTTTACTGGGTTTAATTCAGAAGAAAAGACGCAAGAAAAGACTGCGGAACTCAGGGCTTGGATGAAATCGAAGAACATAACCCCATTAGGTGAGCCTCAATTGGCGCGTTACAACCCGCCTTGGAGTATTCCCTTTCTGCGTCGTAATGAAGTTATGCTGGACTACTAG
- the tadA gene encoding tRNA adenosine(34) deaminase TadA, with translation MVSPQDESFMRLAILQAQKAAACNEVPVGAVLVFDDQVIGHGYNQPIGLHDPSAHAEMMAIREAAKSLENYRIPQSTLYVTLEPCAMCCGAILHARVKRVVFGAADPKTGMAGSVANLFDLKAINHQTDIEGGVLAEECGNLLREFFKQRRS, from the coding sequence ATGGTATCGCCACAAGACGAATCGTTTATGCGTCTTGCCATCCTGCAAGCTCAAAAGGCTGCGGCGTGTAATGAGGTTCCGGTGGGTGCAGTCCTCGTGTTTGATGATCAAGTGATTGGTCATGGTTATAACCAGCCAATTGGCTTACATGATCCCAGTGCCCATGCTGAGATGATGGCAATTCGGGAGGCGGCAAAATCCCTTGAAAACTACCGAATTCCGCAATCAACCCTGTACGTGACGTTGGAACCCTGTGCAATGTGCTGTGGAGCCATTCTTCATGCTAGAGTCAAACGTGTGGTGTTTGGTGCGGCCGATCCTAAAACAGGAATGGCCGGTAGTGTTGCCAACCTCTTTGACCTGAAAGCGATTAATCATCAAACAGATATTGAGGGCGGTGTTCTGGCAGAAGAGTGCGGCAATTTATTAAGAGAGTTTTTTAAACAACGACGTTCATGA
- a CDS encoding ArnT family glycosyltransferase, with the protein MSTLITKQTPYAWAFILVALGTIIHLALGFTTELSVDEAHYALYADHLAWSYFDHPPLVGWIQWPLVAINAPDGILRLIPIVLWIISCVMVYQIAEQIWNLYHPQSEPQSFSGAGLFSIAAIVFAPLPHVLAVGLVPDSLLTPLALGIVWMALRWIAQDGQYRFSQWILLGVLFGLAGLSKYTAVLYALAFSIACLAVPRWSALREPGFYIAILVALVLISPVLLWNAAHDWISFRYQIDHGAGGTWQWRRVAAFIGIQIGAFGFLPLLGSWSMLRSSLAQPSKKPAVLFIFFALPFAVFAALSGGGGLPHWTTPAWFCLAPLAGVGLALWWEQGKRWLISLFLAIQGTLVVVGLTLVMTAGYPIANQMKSNPLADLYGWRSASTLANLLVKELKASGIAVQNWTLASRVAWYARPTSVFVLDDRFDQFDLWFGSLPEGSNVILLNWSQMSFKPPVGEGQFRTCRPLDRLSISHMGEALSQFELSYCQGWGGKANPQREALSLRP; encoded by the coding sequence ATGTCGACGCTAATTACCAAGCAAACACCCTATGCTTGGGCATTTATTCTGGTGGCGCTCGGCACAATTATTCATTTGGCATTGGGCTTTACAACCGAGCTATCGGTTGATGAAGCGCATTACGCCCTCTATGCAGATCATCTCGCATGGAGTTATTTTGATCACCCGCCACTAGTGGGGTGGATACAGTGGCCACTGGTAGCGATCAATGCGCCTGATGGTATTTTGCGTCTCATTCCGATTGTGCTGTGGATCATCTCGTGCGTGATGGTCTATCAGATTGCCGAGCAAATCTGGAATCTCTATCATCCGCAATCTGAGCCACAATCATTCTCAGGTGCGGGATTATTTTCAATTGCTGCGATTGTTTTTGCACCGCTACCGCATGTACTGGCAGTTGGATTGGTGCCTGACTCCCTATTAACGCCTCTTGCCCTGGGTATTGTGTGGATGGCTCTGCGGTGGATTGCCCAGGATGGTCAATATCGTTTTAGCCAATGGATTCTATTGGGGGTGTTGTTTGGATTGGCTGGACTGAGTAAATACACAGCCGTTTTATACGCACTGGCATTTAGTATTGCTTGCTTGGCCGTCCCGCGGTGGAGCGCCTTGCGGGAGCCGGGGTTTTATATTGCTATTCTGGTTGCACTTGTCCTTATTAGTCCTGTACTTCTGTGGAATGCCGCCCATGATTGGATCTCATTTCGATATCAGATTGATCATGGTGCCGGGGGTACTTGGCAATGGCGGCGAGTGGCTGCCTTTATTGGAATCCAAATCGGCGCCTTTGGATTTCTGCCCTTACTGGGCTCATGGAGTATGCTGCGCTCGTCATTAGCCCAGCCTTCCAAGAAGCCGGCGGTGTTATTTATTTTCTTTGCCCTACCCTTTGCAGTGTTTGCCGCTTTATCCGGAGGTGGCGGCTTGCCGCACTGGACTACACCCGCATGGTTTTGCTTAGCCCCTTTAGCGGGCGTTGGGCTTGCACTTTGGTGGGAGCAAGGGAAGCGTTGGCTGATTAGTTTATTTTTAGCCATACAAGGGACGCTGGTTGTCGTCGGACTAACGCTCGTAATGACTGCTGGCTATCCGATTGCCAATCAGATGAAATCAAATCCGCTAGCTGATTTATATGGCTGGCGCTCGGCATCCACACTTGCCAATCTCTTGGTTAAAGAACTCAAGGCAAGTGGTATTGCTGTCCAAAACTGGACCTTAGCAAGCCGAGTCGCTTGGTATGCGAGACCTACATCTGTTTTTGTATTGGATGATCGATTTGATCAATTTGATCTATGGTTTGGGTCACTGCCCGAGGGATCGAATGTCATTTTGCTCAATTGGTCGCAAATGTCCTTTAAGCCTCCGGTGGGCGAAGGTCAATTTCGGACCTGCCGCCCCTTGGATCGACTGAGCATCAGCCATATGGGTGAAGCACTTAGCCAATTTGAACTTAGTTACTGCCAGGGTTGGGGTGGAAAGGCTAACCCACAACGAGAGGCATTATCCTTACGCCCATGA